The sequence TGACCGAAATAATGGTTCACCCGACGGACTCCCCCGGAGGCAAGGGCGGGCCGATCTCAACAATCTATTACCTCGACCTAATAAAGCTCCTCTCGTGGGGTGATTACTATAGATACGTGCGATACCGGGGGCAATTCGAGGAGCTGACCATAAACGGTACGGTAAGATGAAGAGGAGATTCGACTACTATATATACAGGGCGCTCGAAGAGCTGCCGGACGAGTTCAAGGAGAAGATGAACAACCTCGTAATCTCGGTGGAATCCTATCCGAGCAGGGCAGACTTAGCGTCCGTGGGGATTGACGACAAGCATATGCTCCTGGGCATCTTTCGGGGCGTGCCGTTCGGGGCCGTCAGCTCCTTCTACTCCGGCCCCGTGATGCCCTCCGAGATCGTCCTCTTCCAGAAGAATATCGAGTCCTTGGCGGATACGGAGAATGAGCTGATAGAGCAGATCCGCATAACACTCCTCCACGAGATCGGGCATTACTTCGGGATGTCCGAGGAGGAGCTTGAACCTTACATGTAACGGGAAGGGGGCCTAAATATTCTTGCGGTATCACCGCCGAGGCTCTTTTGTTTAAGATTGGGGTCAAACTCTTTATGGTTGGATGTGATCGGCTTAAGCCCAATTTTCCCGCCAAGGCTTGAGAAATAAATTAAACCGTTTTTTTGAACAAACCGAAATATCTTAGCAGGTTAGTAAAAACCTAAATTAAAAGGAGGCATAACATGTCTGAAAGAGTTGCCAGAGTGTCCGAGGTTATCTCC comes from Candidatus Zymogenus saltonus and encodes:
- a CDS encoding metallopeptidase family protein, translated to MKRRFDYYIYRALEELPDEFKEKMNNLVISVESYPSRADLASVGIDDKHMLLGIFRGVPFGAVSSFYSGPVMPSEIVLFQKNIESLADTENELIEQIRITLLHEIGHYFGMSEEELEPYM